Proteins from a genomic interval of Paenibacillus lentus:
- a CDS encoding glycoside hydrolase family 3 C-terminal domain-containing protein yields MSKLGIPLEGFAEFSRKVAAEGAVLLKNEGHALPLQNNENVAIFGRIQIDYYRSGTGSGGSVNVAYTTNLLDGLRGKKNITVNEELAAVYEKWIEQNPFDNGGGGWAAEPWHQKEMPLTDELVREARSKSAKAIVVIGRTAGEDQDNADEPGSYQLTLEEKTMLKQVTAHFEQTIVVLNVSNIIDMSWMDDADYVHPIPCVIYAWQGGMEGGNAIADVLVGDVTPGGKLTDTIAYSIADYPSTRNYGHEFKNLYQEDIYVGYRYFETFCPDKVQFEFGYGLSYTEFDVEPEEAKLVSRDGKPWVEIGVTVTNTGAVFAGKEVVQAYYEAPQGKLGQPARVLAAFGKTKRLEPGETQRLTLSFAVETMASYDDGGVTGYPSAYVLEPGVYHFYVGNSVKNAVQIGVEGGQAGYTIEALQVIEQLEEALAPTEDFTRMKPGARKEDGSYELTFEAVPKRKISLAERIEKNLPRTLEQTGDQGYKLRDVHEGKVSMEAFIAQLSDQDLATIVRGEGMVSPLVTPGTASAFGGVSDRLLNFGIPVGCTADGPSGIRMDSGDKATQVSIGTLLAATWDVELVEELYVMEGQELLRNNIDALLGPGLNIRRSPLNGRNFEYFSEDPLVSGVFAAACTRGIIKGGSNATLKHFACNNQEKYRNKVDAVVSERALREIYLKGFEIAVKEGGANSIMTSYNPVNGHWAASNYDLNTTILRGEWGFKGIVMTDWWAVMNDVVHGGAADRKYTNWMVRAQNDLYMVVTNYGAEVNAYDDNTLESLEKGTLTRGELQRCAINICEFLMQAPVFSRKQEIVETVHAFKANPALTAELVQELSQDAQIKPSATGPTYIKVDQAGQYRIIVNIMSPEPELAQSVCNVMLNGQPMVTIQTNGTEGKWIRQRLVKIELEAGLYELKLDFLKQGLQIGWIEFNQV; encoded by the coding sequence ATGAGCAAACTGGGAATTCCACTAGAAGGCTTCGCTGAGTTTAGTAGAAAAGTAGCCGCCGAAGGCGCTGTGCTGTTAAAAAATGAAGGCCATGCCCTTCCGCTGCAAAACAATGAAAACGTGGCCATTTTCGGCCGGATTCAGATTGATTACTATCGCAGCGGCACAGGCTCTGGCGGCAGTGTGAATGTTGCTTATACGACGAATCTGCTGGACGGTCTTCGCGGCAAGAAGAACATTACCGTTAACGAGGAGCTCGCGGCCGTATACGAGAAGTGGATTGAACAGAACCCTTTTGATAATGGCGGCGGCGGTTGGGCAGCAGAGCCTTGGCATCAGAAGGAAATGCCATTAACCGATGAGCTCGTGCGCGAAGCCAGAAGCAAATCCGCTAAAGCAATTGTGGTCATCGGGCGCACGGCGGGCGAGGATCAGGATAATGCCGATGAGCCGGGCAGCTATCAGTTGACATTAGAGGAGAAGACCATGCTGAAACAGGTCACGGCCCATTTCGAGCAGACGATCGTGGTGCTGAATGTGTCGAACATCATCGATATGAGCTGGATGGACGATGCGGATTATGTTCATCCGATTCCATGTGTCATTTATGCTTGGCAGGGCGGCATGGAGGGCGGGAATGCCATTGCGGATGTGCTCGTTGGAGACGTCACGCCGGGCGGCAAATTAACCGATACGATCGCTTATTCTATTGCCGATTATCCGTCCACCCGCAACTATGGCCATGAATTTAAGAACCTGTACCAGGAAGATATTTATGTGGGGTACCGGTATTTTGAGACGTTTTGCCCTGATAAGGTTCAATTTGAATTTGGTTACGGCTTATCTTATACGGAATTTGATGTCGAGCCGGAAGAGGCGAAGCTGGTCTCCCGGGACGGGAAGCCTTGGGTTGAAATCGGCGTAACCGTGACGAATACGGGGGCTGTCTTTGCGGGCAAAGAGGTGGTTCAAGCCTATTATGAAGCACCGCAAGGCAAGCTGGGCCAGCCGGCCCGAGTATTGGCCGCATTCGGCAAGACGAAGCGGCTTGAGCCGGGAGAAACGCAGCGCCTAACGCTAAGCTTCGCTGTCGAAACCATGGCCTCTTATGATGACGGGGGCGTGACTGGTTATCCTTCCGCCTATGTGCTGGAGCCAGGGGTCTATCATTTCTATGTAGGAAACAGTGTGAAGAATGCAGTACAGATCGGCGTTGAAGGTGGACAGGCTGGTTATACCATTGAAGCCCTTCAAGTGATAGAGCAGTTGGAGGAGGCGCTTGCGCCAACGGAGGATTTCACCCGAATGAAGCCGGGTGCCCGGAAGGAAGATGGCTCTTATGAGCTTACGTTCGAAGCGGTGCCGAAACGGAAAATCTCTTTAGCGGAGCGCATTGAGAAGAATCTTCCTAGAACTTTGGAGCAGACAGGGGATCAAGGATATAAGCTGAGAGACGTTCATGAAGGCAAGGTGAGTATGGAAGCTTTCATTGCCCAGCTTAGTGATCAAGACCTGGCTACGATTGTCCGCGGCGAAGGCATGGTCAGCCCGCTGGTGACGCCAGGTACGGCTTCGGCCTTTGGCGGAGTGAGCGATCGGCTGCTGAACTTTGGAATCCCGGTTGGCTGTACGGCGGACGGGCCGTCCGGCATCCGTATGGATAGCGGGGACAAAGCGACCCAGGTATCCATCGGCACCCTGCTGGCAGCTACTTGGGATGTAGAGCTGGTGGAAGAGCTTTATGTCATGGAGGGGCAAGAATTATTGCGCAATAATATTGACGCCTTGCTCGGCCCTGGTCTGAATATCCGGCGCAGTCCGCTCAATGGCCGTAACTTTGAGTATTTTTCGGAAGATCCGCTAGTCTCGGGAGTTTTCGCCGCTGCTTGTACTCGGGGAATTATTAAAGGCGGATCTAACGCCACACTGAAGCATTTTGCCTGCAACAACCAGGAGAAGTATCGGAACAAAGTGGATGCGGTCGTATCCGAACGCGCCCTGCGGGAAATCTACCTCAAGGGCTTCGAAATCGCCGTAAAGGAAGGCGGTGCGAATTCGATCATGACTTCGTATAACCCAGTCAACGGGCATTGGGCCGCTTCCAACTACGATTTGAACACGACGATTCTACGTGGAGAATGGGGCTTTAAGGGTATTGTAATGACGGACTGGTGGGCGGTCATGAATGACGTTGTCCATGGAGGCGCGGCGGATCGTAAATATACGAATTGGATGGTGCGCGCGCAGAACGATCTTTATATGGTTGTCACCAACTATGGCGCTGAGGTCAATGCTTATGATGACAATACGCTGGAATCCTTGGAGAAGGGTACGTTAACCCGCGGAGAGTTGCAGCGCTGCGCGATCAATATTTGCGAATTCTTGATGCAGGCTCCCGTGTTCTCCCGGAAGCAGGAAATTGTGGAGACGGTTCATGCATTTAAGGCTAATCCTGCGTTGACGGCGGAGCTGGTTCAGGAGCTGTCCCAAGACGCGCAGATCAAGCCTTCGGCAACGGGCCCGACCTATATAAAGGTGGACCAGGCTGGACAGTACCGGATTATCGTCAATATCATGTCCCCGGAGCCAGAGCTAGCGCAAAGTGTATGCAACGTCATGCTGAACGGCCAGCCAATGGTCACCATTCAGACGAACGGAACGGAAGGCAAATGGATTCGGCAGCGGCTGGTGAAGATTGAGCTGGAAGCGGGACTATATGAGCTGAAGCTGGACTTCCTCAAGCAGGGTCTGCAGATCGGTTGGATCGAGTTTAATCAGGTGTGA
- a CDS encoding DUF1349 domain-containing protein, which translates to MHPFDKWLNESQIIEKDHLLQIPAPGKTDYFINPETGDVKSNAPFLYTEVQGDFVLRAKVRHDFISTYDGAALFIMDRDNRWAKLCHEYSDFDTYTVVSVVTDGVSDDANGVNLNDTSVWLQIGRKGDTFAMHYSTDGTNYQMVRVFNLKASDTLKVGIVSQSPTGEGLVSDFSDIQLEQVTMQNIRVGK; encoded by the coding sequence ATGCACCCATTCGATAAGTGGCTGAATGAATCTCAAATCATTGAGAAGGATCATTTGCTTCAAATTCCCGCACCAGGAAAGACCGATTATTTCATTAATCCGGAGACTGGGGATGTCAAGAGCAATGCGCCATTTTTATATACCGAGGTCCAAGGGGACTTTGTATTGCGCGCCAAAGTAAGGCATGATTTCATCTCTACCTACGATGGGGCAGCACTCTTTATCATGGATCGCGATAACCGCTGGGCGAAGCTGTGCCATGAATACAGTGATTTTGATACATACACTGTGGTTAGCGTCGTGACGGATGGCGTGTCAGATGATGCCAACGGAGTCAACCTGAATGATACCAGCGTCTGGCTGCAAATCGGCCGAAAAGGCGATACATTTGCGATGCATTACTCTACCGATGGGACAAACTATCAGATGGTCAGAGTATTTAATCTGAAGGCTTCCGATACGTTGAAAGTAGGAATCGTCTCTCAATCGCCAACCGGTGAGGGGCTGGTCAGTGATTTCTCGGATATTCAGCTGGAGCAGGTAACGATGCAGAATATTAGAGTCGGTAAATAG
- a CDS encoding TPM domain-containing protein translates to MKKIDAAPTIPAILVILIFLVVSVAAPIQTVATAPMKTLIHDEANLLSAEEYDALNAMANEYGAKRETDIIIITSNNANNIDVKEMTQDFYDNEAPGYDKPHGNAVILMLDIKNRDVYVGGFQKAKKYLDDDRLDKIRNKFAPDLSSGDYKRAFEKYIKTAHKYMGLKPGVNPDNPLFNIWFQLAAAGIFGGIVVSTMAYRSGGRITINRRTYEDASTSGIVDHQDRYLRTTTTKRKIERNTGGSSGGRGGGGGGGGGITRGGHSHSGSRGKF, encoded by the coding sequence GTGAAAAAGATTGATGCAGCACCGACAATACCGGCCATACTGGTCATTCTAATCTTTCTCGTCGTATCTGTCGCAGCGCCTATTCAGACGGTAGCGACAGCACCGATGAAAACATTGATCCATGATGAAGCGAACCTGCTCAGCGCGGAGGAATATGATGCGTTGAACGCGATGGCGAATGAGTACGGGGCGAAGAGAGAGACAGATATCATCATTATTACTTCAAATAACGCGAATAATATCGACGTTAAGGAAATGACCCAGGATTTTTACGACAATGAGGCCCCCGGTTATGATAAGCCCCATGGCAATGCGGTAATTCTAATGCTGGACATAAAGAACCGGGATGTATATGTGGGCGGATTTCAAAAGGCAAAAAAATATCTGGATGACGACAGGCTCGACAAAATACGAAACAAGTTCGCACCGGATTTATCCAGTGGGGATTATAAGCGAGCTTTTGAAAAATACATTAAAACGGCCCATAAATATATGGGCTTGAAGCCGGGAGTGAACCCGGACAACCCGCTGTTTAACATTTGGTTTCAACTGGCAGCAGCAGGAATCTTTGGCGGTATTGTCGTCAGTACGATGGCTTACCGCTCGGGCGGTCGTATTACGATTAATCGGCGCACCTATGAGGATGCCAGCACTTCAGGAATAGTGGATCACCAGGATCGATACCTTAGAACGACGACAACGAAACGGAAGATTGAGCGAAACACGGGCGGTAGCTCCGGTGGGCGTGGCGGTGGTGGCGGTGGCGGTGGCGGAATTACCAGAGGCGGCCATTCGCATAGCGGCAGCAGAGGGAAATTTTAA
- a CDS encoding PspA/IM30 family protein encodes MGILSRFRDIMRANVNSFMDRAEDPAKAMDEYMRSLHRDLGQVKAEMNAVLADERRAKASWNECEAEIKKLQRYAEKTVEAGREDDAIKFLERKAQQAEKLSELQKTHELAASKVASMKQLQEKLMSDIGQLEARHSELKEKLAAAKLQQGFGAGRSTSADSFDELEEKAYLAAEEAIALAELKSTGVSPSDPSNAPERSVYNEQATSAESGANSDTSPVQGTSPDEGAHTSSSAGPNAAAPINDSTSASVEAELATIKARINKKQS; translated from the coding sequence ATGGGAATCTTGTCGAGGTTTAGAGATATTATGCGGGCCAATGTGAATTCGTTCATGGATCGGGCAGAGGATCCGGCGAAGGCCATGGATGAATATATGCGGAGCTTGCACAGGGATCTGGGCCAGGTTAAAGCGGAAATGAATGCTGTGCTTGCAGATGAGCGAAGGGCGAAGGCCTCATGGAACGAGTGCGAGGCGGAGATTAAGAAGCTGCAGCGTTATGCCGAGAAAACGGTAGAGGCGGGCCGCGAGGATGATGCTATAAAATTCCTAGAGCGGAAAGCGCAGCAGGCGGAGAAATTGAGCGAGCTGCAAAAGACTCATGAGCTGGCTGCTTCTAAGGTAGCAAGCATGAAGCAGCTGCAGGAGAAGCTGATGTCCGACATTGGACAGCTGGAGGCCCGGCATTCTGAGCTGAAGGAAAAACTTGCTGCCGCTAAGCTGCAGCAAGGCTTCGGGGCGGGCAGAAGCACGTCGGCGGACTCCTTCGATGAGCTCGAGGAGAAGGCATACCTTGCTGCAGAAGAGGCGATCGCCCTGGCGGAGCTGAAATCAACAGGGGTGAGCCCAAGCGATCCTTCTAACGCACCTGAACGGTCAGTGTATAACGAACAGGCAACAAGTGCGGAGAGCGGTGCGAATTCAGACACGAGTCCAGTTCAAGGTACTAGCCCTGATGAAGGAGCGCACACAAGCAGCAGCGCTGGCCCAAATGCAGCCGCCCCCATTAATGACAGCACTTCTGCGAGCGTAGAGGCTGAACTAGCGACTATCAAGGCAAGAATCAACAAAAAGCAATCATGA
- a CDS encoding TFIIB-type zinc ribbon-containing protein, protein MPVIDYKCPNCGSGMVFNGRTGALTCQGCGRQDNIEQIPDPLEQRLFSEETGKGYQCNSCGAAITADEVTTATLCSFCGSAVVLGDRLTGELAPAKVLPFLISKEEAMETFRKWCRNGLLTPGGFMTADRVKGITGVYVPFWLYELHNRVEVHGQATKVRTYTRGDYQYTETQHFAIYRKLRLNYVNLPIDASHKMNDELMDKLEPFPYERMKGFKSPYLAGYIADKYSYDDRELLPRAKEKIRGFIEASISSAVSGYTSVSFTNKDIDTTLKQADYCLIPVWMVKYDYNQKEYVFAMNGQTGKVVGKPPLSKGKITAWFAGVAGATLLILKLISWIMGGGFL, encoded by the coding sequence ATGCCGGTAATCGACTACAAATGTCCTAATTGCGGCAGCGGCATGGTCTTTAACGGTAGAACGGGAGCATTGACCTGCCAAGGCTGCGGGAGACAAGACAATATTGAGCAAATCCCTGATCCTCTCGAGCAGCGGTTATTTTCAGAGGAGACAGGGAAGGGGTATCAATGTAACAGCTGCGGGGCTGCTATTACAGCCGACGAGGTAACGACCGCCACGCTGTGCAGCTTCTGTGGATCGGCCGTTGTTCTTGGCGACCGTTTGACTGGGGAGCTGGCCCCGGCGAAGGTGCTCCCCTTTTTGATTAGCAAGGAAGAGGCGATGGAGACCTTTCGAAAATGGTGCAGGAACGGCCTGCTTACCCCCGGCGGGTTTATGACTGCGGACCGCGTCAAAGGAATTACGGGAGTGTATGTTCCCTTCTGGCTGTATGAACTGCATAATCGGGTTGAGGTTCATGGCCAGGCGACGAAAGTAAGAACCTATACGCGGGGCGATTATCAGTATACGGAAACCCAACATTTCGCGATATACCGGAAGCTCCGCCTGAATTACGTTAATTTGCCGATCGATGCATCGCATAAGATGAATGACGAACTGATGGATAAGCTGGAGCCTTTTCCATATGAGCGGATGAAGGGCTTCAAGAGCCCCTACCTCGCTGGTTATATTGCGGACAAATACAGCTACGACGATCGGGAGCTGCTCCCGCGGGCCAAGGAGAAAATTAGAGGTTTTATCGAAGCTTCGATTTCATCTGCGGTGTCTGGATATACGTCTGTCAGCTTCACCAATAAGGATATTGATACGACCTTAAAGCAGGCGGACTATTGCTTGATTCCGGTGTGGATGGTGAAGTATGACTACAACCAAAAGGAATACGTATTTGCCATGAACGGCCAGACGGGCAAGGTTGTTGGCAAGCCTCCGCTCAGTAAAGGGAAAATTACGGCCTGGTTCGCTGGCGTAGCGGGTGCAACGCTTCTGATCTTGAAGCTGATCTCCTGGATAATGGGGGGAGGATTTTTGTGA